Proteins found in one Microcoleus sp. FACHB-831 genomic segment:
- a CDS encoding GDP-L-fucose synthase produces the protein MATIDLNDKRILVTGGAGFLGRQVIDQLCKAGADQQKITIPRSREHDLRSLEACQRVVQQQDIIIHLAAHVGGIGLNLVKPAELFYDNLMMGAQLIHAAYEAGVQKFVMVGTICAYPKFTPVPFKEDDLWNGYPEETNAPYGVAKKALLVQLQSYRQQYGFNGIYLLPVNLYGPEDNFDPKSSHVIPALIRKIHEAQQRGDKQLPVWGDGSPTREFLYSTDAALGIVMGTQLYDDAEPVNLGTNYEISIKDLVELICELMDYQGEIVWETDKPNGQPRRCLDTERAKQAFGFTAKVGFKEGLKNTIDWYRQHAE, from the coding sequence ATGGCAACTATAGATTTGAACGACAAAAGGATTCTAGTCACTGGTGGGGCTGGTTTTTTGGGACGTCAGGTGATAGACCAGCTGTGTAAAGCTGGGGCTGACCAGCAGAAGATAACAATACCGCGATCGCGCGAACACGATCTCCGTTCCCTAGAAGCTTGTCAGCGAGTCGTCCAACAGCAGGACATCATCATCCACCTAGCCGCCCACGTCGGCGGTATTGGTCTAAACCTGGTAAAACCCGCTGAGTTGTTCTACGACAACTTGATGATGGGCGCCCAGCTAATTCACGCTGCTTATGAAGCAGGCGTCCAAAAGTTTGTCATGGTTGGCACAATTTGCGCCTACCCTAAGTTCACCCCGGTGCCCTTTAAAGAAGACGACCTGTGGAACGGCTATCCGGAAGAAACCAATGCCCCTTATGGCGTTGCCAAGAAAGCCTTGCTTGTGCAACTCCAGTCTTATAGACAGCAATATGGGTTCAATGGCATCTACCTGTTGCCAGTAAACTTGTACGGGCCAGAAGATAATTTTGACCCTAAGAGTTCTCACGTAATTCCAGCGTTGATACGCAAAATACACGAGGCGCAGCAAAGGGGAGACAAGCAACTGCCAGTTTGGGGTGATGGTAGCCCTACCCGCGAGTTTCTCTACTCAACTGACGCCGCCTTGGGCATTGTCATGGGCACGCAGTTGTATGACGACGCTGAACCCGTTAACTTGGGCACAAATTATGAGATTTCCATCAAGGATTTGGTGGAACTCATCTGCGAACTGATGGATTATCAGGGCGAAATTGTCTGGGAAACGGATAAGCCGAACGGTCAGCCGCGTCGTTGCTTAGATACCGAACGCGCAAAGCAAGCTTTTGGCTTTACTGCTAAGGTAGGTTTCAAAGAAGGGCTGAAAAATACCATTGATTGGTATCGCCAACACGCAGAATAA
- a CDS encoding 5-formyltetrahydrofolate cyclo-ligase: protein MDKAELRRSLLKKRQSMSVEEWREKSDRICSHLEASSLFAGAKTVLAYFSFRQEPDISSLFASDRTWGFPRCVGDSLEWHICKPGDSLQNGPYGILEPHPESPTIPPSDVDLILIPAVACDYRGYRLGYGGGYYDRLLTLPNWANKPTLGIVFEFALLPYFPVDSWDKQLHGVFTEFGLRMVR from the coding sequence ATGGATAAAGCGGAATTAAGGCGATCGCTCCTCAAAAAACGCCAATCTATGTCAGTCGAAGAATGGAGAGAAAAGAGCGATCGCATCTGTTCGCACCTAGAAGCTTCGTCTCTGTTTGCTGGCGCTAAAACGGTTCTAGCTTATTTCAGTTTTCGACAAGAACCCGATATCAGTTCTTTGTTTGCTAGCGATCGCACTTGGGGATTTCCCCGCTGCGTTGGCGACTCGCTTGAGTGGCATATCTGCAAACCAGGCGATTCTTTACAAAATGGCCCTTATGGTATCCTTGAACCGCATCCGGAATCGCCCACCATCCCGCCAAGTGACGTAGATTTAATTCTCATCCCTGCTGTTGCTTGTGACTATCGCGGGTATAGATTGGGTTATGGCGGCGGTTATTATGACAGGTTGCTTACTTTACCAAATTGGGCAAACAAACCTACCTTGGGCATTGTATTTGAATTTGCTTTATTGCCCTATTTTCCTGTTGATTCATGGGATAAGCAACTACACGGCGTTTTTACCGAATTTGGGTTACGGATGGTGCGATGA